The Thalassophryne amazonica chromosome 13, fThaAma1.1, whole genome shotgun sequence genome window below encodes:
- the LOC117522977 gene encoding serine/threonine-protein kinase Nek2-like, with the protein MSSMKDFEVLKTVGSGAFGKCQKIRRKSDGKILLLKVVSTLKMRRILQQKLIQEVNLLRDFDHPNIVQYFDHFIDQKNKKVYVVMEYCKGGDLDSIIRDCIRQRIFLPEEVILQVLVQLTSALQHCHRRPDGSIVLHQDLKPANVFLDINFNVKLGDFGLASILPSRNDYIKMQTGTVFYMCPEKLNQTFYHEKSEIWSLGCLIYELCALK; encoded by the exons ATGTCTTCAATGAAAGACTTTGAGGTGCTGAAAACAGTCGGTTCTGGTGCTTTTGGGAAATGCCAGAAAATTCGAAGAAAGTCTGATGGGAAA ATCCTTTTATTGAAGGTGGTGAGCACCCTGAAGATGAGGAGGATTCTCCAACAGAAGCTCATCCAGGAAGTCAACCTGCTGAGGGACTTCGACCACCCAAACATCGTGCAGTATTTTGATCACTTCATAGACCAGAAGAACAAAAAGGTCTATGTTGTGATGGAGTACTGCAAGGGTGGTGATCTGGACAGCATCATCAGGGACTGTATCAGGCAAAG GATTTTCCTCCCGGAGGAAGTCATTCTTCAGGTTTTGGTGCAGCTCACCTCGGCCCTGCAACACTGTCACAGACGCCCTGATGGCAGTATTGTTCTGCACCAGGACCTGAAGCCAGCTAACGTTTTTCTTGACATCAACTTTAACGTTAAGCTGGGTGACTTTGGTCTGGCAAGTATCCTCCCTAGTCGGAATGACTACATCAAGATGCAGACTGGAACTGTTTTCTACATGTGTCCA GAAAAGCTGAACCAGACTTTTTACCATGAAAAGTCTGAGATCTGGTCCCTGGGTTGTCTCATTTATGAGCTGTGTGCTTTGAAGTAA